The Falco rusticolus isolate bFalRus1 chromosome 5, bFalRus1.pri, whole genome shotgun sequence genome has a segment encoding these proteins:
- the LOC119148290 gene encoding coiled-coil domain-containing protein 81-like, translated as MDFWDGMKPIFMMPSITPREQTAIWDAVASYIQQQLLLHKGVRIPTLGSFDVVPAQKQVGTEIVTIQRPVFRLSRTLRDIHNLMDNEDDLSDNKVLEPVKYAKVATDAHVSRCKVEGCILGTMSLLSHCLAKGKSIALVLRDVGVLLIEDRMVQMRFYYDFLEEISGKTNLRMAALIFPQLLDMVVSRMVPVSSLTRTSRVIIFPEFELEFVPKSQSRHPLKVLRRALGEDMWKKEEDLPPIRQHSKAGLPEVPLPADSSSVTNKQEEVHNKAAMNKRTKHQARLVISRMERSGFGGAQSTHRGGRKVYMRTKSFQNMAVLFEKSLSSFAEISLSSGRREL; from the exons agcaAACAGCCATCTGGGACGCAGTGGCCAGCTACATCCAACAACAGCTCTTGCTACACAAG gggGTACGAATTCCCACCCTTGGCTCCTTTGACGTGGTCCCCGCACAGAAGCAGGTTGGGACAGAGATTGTCACTATCCAGAGGCCTGTGTTTCGCCTGTCCAGGACCCTCAGAGACATCCACAACCTCATGGACAACGAGGATGACCTGTCTG ACAATAAGGTGTTGGAGCCTGTGAAATATGCCAAGGTGGCCACGGATGCCCACGTGTCCCGGTGCAAAGTGGAGGGATGCATCCTAGGCACCATGTCCCTCCTGTCTCACTGCCTGGCGAAGGGGAAGAGCATTGCACTTGTCCTGAGAGATGTTGGGGTGCTCCTCATTGAAGACAGGATGGTGCAAATGAGATTCTACTATGATTTCCTGGAAGAGATATCTGGGAAGACAAACCTCAGAATGGCTGCACTCATA tttccccagctgctggacaTGGTGGTGTCCCGGATGGTACCTGTTTCTTCCCTGACTCGCACCAGCCGTGTCATCATCTTTCCTGA GTTTGAACTGGAGTTTGTGCCCAAATCTCAGTCCAGGCACCCTCTCAAGGTCTTGAGGCGTGCCCTTGGTGAGGACatgtggaagaaagaagaggattTGCCACCCATCAGGCAACACTCAAAAG CGGGACTTCCTGAAGTGCCTTTGCCTGCTGATTCCAGCTCGGTTACTAACAAACAGGAGGAAGTCCACAATAAGGCGGCGATGAATAAGAGGACGAAGCACCAAGCTAG ACTGGTGATCTCCAGGATGGAGCGATCAGGGTTTGGAGGTGCTCAGAGCACCCACCGAGGTGGCAGAAAGGTCTACATGCGGACAAAGAGCTTCCAGAACATGGCGGTACTGTTCGAGAAGAGCCTCTCTTCTTTTGCAGAAATCTCTCTGTCTTCAGGACGCAGGGAGCTGTGA